CCACAATGAAGATCCGCTCCGAATGGGGCGGGTCTTTTTTTAATCACTTCATGTTGTCTTCGGTGCCTGGCACGGCAATATTCTTAACCGGAAACAGTTTCTGACTTTCAGTTTTTAACTGAAATATGTGAGGATATTTAACAAAAATCGGTTACTAACTGAAAGTTATGATATTTTATGCTATACTTCAGTCAATAACTGAAAGACGGATATAGCAATGATTATTCGTGAAATGTATTTGAGTAAGCTTATCGAGTATAAAAACAATGGTTTTGTCAAAGTAATAACCGGAGTCAGGCGATGCGGCAAATCATCTTTGCTTAAGATGTATCATTCCTATTTGCTGGACAATGAGCCTGAAGCAGAACTTCTTTATCTGAATATGGAATTGCTCGAGAACATAAGCATCCGCGACAAAGACTCTCTTGTTGACCACATAAGAATTAGACTTGGAAAACTGGACAACACGAAAAAATACTATTTTCTCTTTGACGAACTGCAGAATGTTAACGGATGGGAAGAAGTCATTAATGGTCTGCACGCAAATGGCAATGTCGATATTGTGTTGACAGGATCCAATGCTTATATCTTAAGCTCCGACCTTGCTACGCTACTCTCCGGACGTTATATCAGAATAGATATGTTGCCATTGTCATTTGTGGAATATCTCGAATTTAATGAGTTGGATCCATCTAAAATCGAACGCAGGCACGCGGAAGAAGAACTCCGGAATTATTTGGAATGCGGCTCTTTTCCTGCTGCGGTTCTCGCAGACTCTGCAGAGCTGAAAAGAGATTACCTGAGCAGTCTTTATGACAGTATTATTGTCAGGGACATCATCACCCGGCATCAAGTAAAAGATGTGCAGGCACTGCATCACATTATCAGTTTTATATTCGAGACAGTTGGAAAGCCATTTGCAATAAAGAATATCGTGAATAGCATCAAATCGGCAGGCGGAAGAATCAGCCATGAAACGATTGTTGACTATATCAATGCGTTGGTCGACGCCTATGTTTTATACCCTGTTGATGCTTATGACACGAGAGGCAAGAAACTTTTTTCGACCAAACGCTGCTACTATGTAGTAGACAGCGGTCTTCGAAACGCCGTAGTATCACCTTTGTCAAGAAATACCGGCAGTTTGCTTGAAAACACAGTGTTCCTGGAGTTAAAACGCCGGAGATACAAAATGTTTACAGCTTATGCCGGAGAAAATGAGATCGATTTTGTTGCCAGAAGAGACCAGGATTTGGCATACGTTCAGGTTACTTCTTCTCTGGAAAATGAGAATACTCGAGCTCGCGAGTATCGCAGTCTAAATGATGTTAAAGACAACTATCCCAAATATGTGCTGACACTGGATAATCTGGACTGGTCGGCAAACGGCATTCAGCAGGTTAATCTGATCGATTTTCTCCTCGGCAAGCAGCTGACGTGAGTCCAGTTGTGCCAGCGAAGTGTACCCTGTCAAGTTGACTCCCGAAAGACGAAGTTCAGCTCATCGTTTTTCTAAGAGGGCTGGATTCCTCAAAATCCAGCTCGCCAGCGAGCGGTATTCCATCGGCGTAATGGAGTTGACAGATCAGTTTACTGGGTATAGACTAGTATCAGTCGATAGTGAATAGACTACACGGAGGAGAGGTCATGGCAGCAATCAGTTTGGGAGAGGTTGAATCCCGTTTCGCGGAGATTATTTGGGACCATGAACCCCTGCATTCACGGGATCTGGTTAAGCTCTGCGAAAAAACTTTGGACTGGAAGCGGTCGACCACCTATACGGTCCTTCGAAAACTTATCGACCGGGGCCTCTTCCGGAATGAAGGGGGAATGGTATCATCGGTCATCTCCCGTGAAGAATACGAAGCCCTGCAAAGCGAGCAGTTTGTCGAACAAAGCTTCGACGGGTCACTGCCGGCCTTTATCGCTGCCTTCACCAGGCGAAAGTCTCTTTCACAGGAGGAAGCGGATCAAATCCGTCAAATGATCGAAGAAGCAGCGAGGGAAGGCTGAATCATGGATGCCCTCTTTTTGAAAATCTTGAATATGAGCATCACGGCCAGCTGGCTGATCCTGGCTCTGCTGGCCCTTCGGCCTCTCTTGAGAAAGGCGCCCAAATGGCTGGTCTGCCTGCTCTGGTCCGTGGCGGGCCTTCGTTTGCTTTTTCCCTTTTCCATCAAGAGCGCC
This region of Fastidiosipila sp. genomic DNA includes:
- a CDS encoding ATP-binding protein; this encodes MIIREMYLSKLIEYKNNGFVKVITGVRRCGKSSLLKMYHSYLLDNEPEAELLYLNMELLENISIRDKDSLVDHIRIRLGKLDNTKKYYFLFDELQNVNGWEEVINGLHANGNVDIVLTGSNAYILSSDLATLLSGRYIRIDMLPLSFVEYLEFNELDPSKIERRHAEEELRNYLECGSFPAAVLADSAELKRDYLSSLYDSIIVRDIITRHQVKDVQALHHIISFIFETVGKPFAIKNIVNSIKSAGGRISHETIVDYINALVDAYVLYPVDAYDTRGKKLFSTKRCYYVVDSGLRNAVVSPLSRNTGSLLENTVFLELKRRRYKMFTAYAGENEIDFVARRDQDLAYVQVTSSLENENTRAREYRSLNDVKDNYPKYVLTLDNLDWSANGIQQVNLIDFLLGKQLT
- a CDS encoding BlaI/MecI/CopY family transcriptional regulator, yielding MAAISLGEVESRFAEIIWDHEPLHSRDLVKLCEKTLDWKRSTTYTVLRKLIDRGLFRNEGGMVSSVISREEYEALQSEQFVEQSFDGSLPAFIAAFTRRKSLSQEEADQIRQMIEEAAREG